A window of the Myxococcus virescens genome harbors these coding sequences:
- a CDS encoding serine/threonine protein kinase, translating into MMTPDTTTEELPGGPHRPRVLFTVAGTVFEFVRKLEMRSTGELLMLAQRRYRNGLSGPVVVKRLRNPATFVERRRLVEEVDLTFRLNHPAIAKVMLLKLYRGAPHVVMEYVEGRSLDTVLNLAAMRRRPLSAEFAAHVTAEVAEALSYAHGLTDEWSRPLHIVHRDVSPRNIRVGVHGEVKLTHFTVAASSLSGREVTSQELVKGDIAYASPEALRRRKVDARSDLFSLGLVLLELLTGRHPLLVDDLAPVLEPEPLELHAQGPTWMPVKEVAARMAQVGPEQVERLAAGVAEPLRRILLRALRQEPSERFQTGAEMAEALRAWLDSQGGHRGRQAIAQEVEQAAVEATVRRNQAELLEGGLHPEGLTVEEAALAGEPSSETPLGEAAGSAVRLSQVAELTLEARITQAAEPAAGARHAATEAPDEARPEAPEPSDTAPEATKPEEPDTP; encoded by the coding sequence ATGATGACGCCTGACACGACGACAGAGGAGCTTCCTGGAGGTCCACACAGGCCACGCGTGCTGTTCACCGTGGCCGGCACGGTGTTCGAGTTCGTCCGCAAGCTGGAGATGCGCTCCACGGGGGAACTGCTGATGCTGGCGCAGCGCCGCTACCGCAATGGCCTGAGCGGCCCGGTGGTGGTGAAGCGTCTGCGCAACCCCGCCACGTTCGTGGAGCGGCGACGGCTGGTGGAGGAGGTGGACCTCACGTTCCGGCTCAACCATCCCGCCATCGCCAAGGTGATGCTGCTGAAGCTCTACCGCGGCGCGCCTCACGTGGTGATGGAGTACGTGGAAGGGCGTTCGCTGGACACGGTGCTGAACCTGGCGGCCATGCGGCGGCGGCCCCTGTCCGCGGAGTTCGCGGCGCACGTGACGGCGGAGGTGGCGGAGGCGCTGAGCTACGCGCACGGCCTCACGGATGAGTGGAGCCGGCCGCTGCACATCGTCCACCGGGACGTGAGCCCTCGGAACATCCGCGTGGGCGTCCATGGCGAGGTGAAGCTGACCCACTTCACGGTGGCGGCCTCGTCGCTCTCCGGGCGCGAGGTGACGAGCCAGGAGCTGGTGAAAGGTGACATCGCCTACGCCTCGCCCGAGGCACTGCGGCGACGGAAGGTGGATGCCCGGTCGGACCTGTTCTCACTGGGGCTGGTGCTGCTGGAGCTGCTGACGGGCCGGCACCCGTTGCTGGTGGATGACCTGGCGCCCGTACTGGAACCGGAGCCGCTGGAGCTTCACGCGCAAGGGCCTACGTGGATGCCCGTGAAGGAGGTGGCGGCGCGGATGGCCCAGGTGGGCCCGGAGCAGGTGGAGCGATTGGCGGCGGGGGTCGCCGAGCCCCTGCGGCGCATTCTGCTGCGGGCGCTGCGGCAGGAGCCCTCGGAGCGGTTCCAGACGGGCGCGGAGATGGCGGAGGCGCTGCGCGCGTGGCTGGATTCGCAGGGAGGCCACCGGGGTCGTCAGGCCATCGCGCAGGAGGTGGAGCAGGCCGCCGTGGAGGCGACGGTCCGGCGCAACCAGGCGGAGCTGCTCGAGGGCGGGCTGCATCCGGAAGGGCTGACCGTGGAGGAAGCCGCCCTGGCCGGAGAGCCCTCGTCCGAGACGCCCCTGGGCGAAGCCGCGGGGTCCGCGGTCCGATTGTCACAGGTGGCCGAGCTGACGCTGGAGGCACGCATCACCCAGGCGGCGGAGCCCGCGGCGGGCGCGCGGCACGCCGCCACCGAGGCACCGGACGAGGCACGCCCCGAGGCACCGGAGCCCTCTGACACGGCCCCAGAGGCCACGAAGCCCGAGGAGCCCGACACACCGTGA
- a CDS encoding ArsA-related P-loop ATPase: MLEALWDRRALLVSGKGGVGKTTLAAALAVAAARAGRTVLLAELAPEEDGPSPLAARVGARQAGPQVTWVRPGLHFVRLSASEGHRHFLERALPARWLADAALRTRALRRFLEAGPALREMGLMYQLLALLRRTRPDGRFVHPLAVVDLPATGHALALAALPQRVLSLMPGGPIGRDVREGLDFLQDATRTAVVLTSLPEPLPVSEALTVAAELRRLELPLSTAVLNRMPEDPFTPESRAALRRMLAAHGPHQGWRELERLERARAASVRLSRTLRAPLLTLPELHATGPALVEALAEGFAPPPEHAPWQESLP; this comes from the coding sequence GTGCTCGAAGCCCTCTGGGACAGGCGTGCGCTGCTCGTATCGGGCAAGGGCGGCGTGGGGAAGACGACGCTGGCGGCGGCGCTGGCCGTGGCCGCCGCGCGCGCGGGCCGCACCGTGCTGCTGGCGGAGCTGGCGCCAGAGGAGGACGGGCCTTCGCCGCTGGCGGCGCGCGTGGGGGCGCGCCAGGCGGGGCCTCAGGTGACGTGGGTGCGTCCCGGGCTCCACTTCGTGCGGCTGTCCGCATCGGAAGGGCACCGACACTTCCTGGAGCGCGCCCTGCCCGCGCGCTGGCTGGCCGACGCCGCGCTGCGCACCCGCGCCCTGCGCCGCTTCCTGGAAGCAGGGCCCGCGCTCCGGGAGATGGGGCTGATGTACCAGTTGCTGGCCCTGCTCCGGCGCACCCGGCCGGATGGTCGCTTCGTCCACCCGCTGGCCGTCGTCGACCTGCCCGCCACGGGACACGCGCTGGCGCTGGCCGCCCTTCCCCAGCGCGTGCTGTCCCTGATGCCCGGGGGCCCCATCGGACGCGACGTGCGGGAGGGGCTCGACTTCCTCCAAGATGCGACGCGCACCGCGGTGGTCCTCACCAGCCTGCCGGAGCCGCTGCCCGTCAGCGAGGCGCTCACCGTGGCCGCCGAGCTGCGCCGGCTGGAGCTGCCGCTGTCCACGGCCGTCCTCAACCGGATGCCGGAGGACCCCTTCACGCCCGAGTCCCGCGCCGCCCTGCGCCGGATGCTCGCCGCGCACGGGCCGCACCAGGGGTGGCGTGAGCTGGAGCGGCTGGAGAGGGCCCGGGCCGCCTCCGTCCGGCTGTCACGCACGCTGCGCGCGCCGCTGCTCACCCTGCCGGAACTCCACGCCACGGGCCCCGCGCTGGTCGAGGCGCTGGCGGAGGGCTTCGCTCCTCCCCCGGAGCACGCGCCCTGGCAGGAGTCCCTGCCGTGA
- the rocD gene encoding ornithine--oxo-acid transaminase, translated as MSTEHAAPTLSTRDFIDLEERYGAHNYHPLDLVIERGEGCWVHDVEGRKYLDCLSAYSAVNQGHCHPRILETLREQAAKVTLTSRAFRNDQLPHLYKALRELSGLSRALPMNSGAEACETAIKLARKWGYTVKGIPEDKAEVIVFANNFHGRTISLISFSTVRSYRQGFGPFTPGFTVVPYDDVEAVRRAITPNTCAILMEPIQAEAGVLIPRDGYLKQVAELCKQHRVLFMVDEIQTGLGRTGKTFAFQHEDVRPDVIVVGKALSGGFYPVSAVMADDEVMGVLRPGEHGSTYGGNPLGCAVARTALDVLRDERLVERSAELGTSFLAMLKTLKNRHIVEVRGRGLMIGVALDISARPACEALMKEGVLCKETHDSVIRLTPPLIVTQAELDWAFERIKKVIEAL; from the coding sequence ATGAGCACCGAGCACGCCGCCCCCACCCTCTCCACGCGAGACTTCATCGACCTGGAGGAGCGGTATGGCGCGCACAACTACCACCCGCTGGACCTCGTCATCGAACGGGGCGAGGGCTGCTGGGTTCATGACGTGGAGGGCCGCAAGTACCTGGACTGCCTGAGCGCGTACTCCGCGGTGAACCAGGGGCACTGTCACCCGCGCATCCTGGAGACGCTGCGCGAGCAGGCCGCGAAGGTGACGCTGACGTCACGGGCCTTCCGCAACGACCAGCTTCCCCACCTCTACAAGGCGCTGCGCGAGCTGTCTGGATTGAGCCGCGCGCTGCCGATGAACTCCGGCGCGGAGGCGTGCGAGACGGCCATCAAGCTGGCGCGCAAGTGGGGCTACACCGTCAAGGGCATCCCCGAGGACAAGGCGGAGGTCATCGTCTTCGCGAACAACTTCCACGGGCGCACCATCAGCCTCATCAGCTTCTCCACCGTGCGGAGCTACCGGCAGGGCTTCGGCCCCTTCACGCCCGGCTTCACCGTGGTGCCCTACGACGACGTGGAGGCGGTGCGGCGCGCCATCACCCCCAACACCTGCGCCATCCTGATGGAGCCCATCCAGGCGGAGGCCGGCGTGCTGATTCCGCGCGACGGCTACCTGAAGCAGGTGGCCGAGCTCTGCAAGCAGCACCGCGTGCTGTTCATGGTGGATGAAATCCAGACGGGCCTGGGGCGCACCGGGAAGACGTTCGCCTTCCAGCACGAGGACGTGCGGCCGGACGTCATCGTGGTGGGCAAGGCGCTGTCGGGCGGCTTCTACCCGGTGTCCGCTGTCATGGCGGATGACGAGGTCATGGGCGTGCTCCGTCCCGGCGAGCACGGCAGCACCTACGGCGGCAATCCGCTGGGCTGCGCCGTGGCGCGCACCGCCCTGGACGTGCTGCGCGACGAGCGCCTGGTGGAGCGCTCCGCCGAGCTGGGCACGTCGTTCCTGGCCATGCTGAAGACGCTGAAGAACCGCCACATCGTGGAGGTGCGCGGACGGGGGCTGATGATTGGCGTGGCGCTGGACATCTCCGCGCGGCCCGCCTGCGAGGCGTTGATGAAGGAAGGCGTGCTCTGCAAGGAGACGCATGACTCCGTCATCCGCCTCACGCCGCCGCTCATCGTCACCCAGGCCGAGCTGGACTGGGCCTTCGAGCGCATCAAGAAGGTCATCGAGGCGCTGTAG
- a CDS encoding serine/threonine-protein kinase: protein MPGEDLHPLMLQESEEVGAFRIVRRLATGGFGAIFLAESETRRQVALKFALQGPSEVDSPAADARTWKEVHVLMRLEHPNVVELLGYRRWPDARDGYLVLIMGYVEGPTLSEWALAAQPTPRRAVQVFQQLALTLDAIHRAGVLHRDIKGNNIIIRASDGQPVLVDFGSGDHACSPVLTEDTLPPGTPSYRSPEALRFWAQPRPAGSRYAFAPTDDLYSLGLVLYEVLTGSFPYPTQLPPAGLLASIESGGFPLPSVRNPLVPKALDAIVARLLSPSAAGRPPSGAALFDALDAALAGADSAWDEPLFPPLAPEEAITEEALEFFDGDEEARELRHWMRVPERARPPASFAPPTEPTSPWAWTEVRASTGWRRWRDALKRLWVTLRSWR from the coding sequence ATGCCGGGAGAGGACCTGCACCCGCTGATGCTCCAGGAGTCGGAGGAGGTGGGGGCCTTCCGCATCGTCCGGCGGCTGGCCACCGGGGGCTTTGGCGCCATCTTCCTGGCCGAATCCGAGACGCGCCGGCAGGTGGCGCTGAAGTTCGCGCTCCAGGGCCCCTCGGAGGTGGACTCGCCCGCGGCGGACGCGCGGACCTGGAAGGAGGTCCACGTCCTCATGCGCCTGGAGCACCCCAACGTCGTGGAGCTGCTGGGCTACCGGCGGTGGCCGGATGCGCGCGATGGCTACCTGGTCCTCATCATGGGGTACGTGGAGGGTCCCACCCTGTCCGAGTGGGCCCTGGCCGCGCAGCCCACGCCCCGGCGCGCGGTGCAGGTGTTCCAGCAGCTGGCGCTCACGCTGGATGCCATCCACCGCGCGGGCGTGCTCCACCGCGACATCAAGGGCAACAACATCATCATCCGCGCGTCGGACGGGCAGCCGGTGCTGGTGGACTTCGGCTCGGGGGACCATGCCTGCTCGCCCGTGCTGACCGAGGACACCCTGCCGCCGGGCACCCCCAGCTATCGCAGCCCGGAGGCCCTGCGCTTCTGGGCGCAGCCTCGGCCCGCGGGCTCGCGTTACGCGTTCGCGCCCACGGATGATCTCTACTCGCTGGGGCTGGTGCTCTACGAGGTGCTCACCGGGAGCTTTCCCTATCCGACCCAGCTGCCGCCCGCCGGGCTGCTGGCCAGCATCGAGTCCGGTGGCTTTCCCCTGCCCTCTGTCCGCAACCCGCTCGTCCCGAAGGCGTTGGACGCCATCGTGGCGCGCTTGCTGTCGCCCTCCGCGGCGGGGCGGCCTCCTTCGGGAGCGGCCCTGTTCGATGCGCTGGACGCGGCGCTGGCGGGCGCGGACTCGGCCTGGGATGAGCCCCTGTTTCCTCCCCTCGCTCCCGAGGAGGCCATCACCGAGGAGGCGCTGGAGTTCTTCGACGGGGACGAGGAAGCGCGCGAGCTGCGCCACTGGATGCGCGTCCCGGAGCGAGCGCGCCCGCCAGCGTCCTTCGCGCCTCCCACCGAGCCCACCTCACCCTGGGCTTGGACGGAGGTCCGCGCGAGCACCGGGTGGCGGCGGTGGCGGGACGCGCTGAAGCGGCTCTGGGTCACGCTGCGCTCGTGGCGCTGA
- a CDS encoding helix-turn-helix domain-containing protein produces the protein MREPVDHKLAAVLGRAARDARLRLGLTQSDVAERMGMAMEVYSRLERGKMLPRTQTLRRLCDVLEVSADTLLGVGRPDGAPVTPRKTVKEDPVELRRMTRKLRELEPGQLRAVSRVVNAVVTVLPQPAAPAPAAPAKPAARAARKRRATG, from the coding sequence ATGCGTGAGCCCGTCGACCACAAGCTGGCAGCCGTGCTGGGGCGCGCCGCGCGCGACGCCCGCCTGCGTCTGGGCCTCACCCAGAGCGACGTCGCCGAACGCATGGGCATGGCCATGGAGGTCTACAGCCGCCTGGAGCGCGGGAAGATGCTGCCCCGGACCCAGACGCTGCGCCGGCTCTGCGACGTGCTCGAGGTCTCCGCGGACACGCTGCTGGGCGTGGGCCGTCCCGACGGCGCGCCCGTCACGCCCCGCAAGACGGTGAAGGAAGACCCGGTGGAGCTGCGCCGCATGACGCGCAAGCTGCGGGAGCTCGAGCCCGGTCAGCTCCGCGCGGTGTCCCGGGTGGTGAACGCCGTCGTCACCGTGCTGCCTCAGCCGGCGGCTCCGGCGCCCGCCGCCCCAGCGAAGCCCGCCGCGCGTGCGGCACGTAAGCGCCGGGCAACGGGCTAG